In Acipenser ruthenus chromosome 15, fAciRut3.2 maternal haplotype, whole genome shotgun sequence, a genomic segment contains:
- the phpt1 gene encoding 14 kDa phosphohistidine phosphatase isoform X2, with the protein MSEKLLSAIPDADIDPDGVFKYVLIRVHSTAKGEDTPSKDIVRGYAWAEYHADIYDKVAADLEKGGSLDCECIGGGRINHNSQQKKIHVYGYSMGFGRANHSVSTEKLKSRYPDYEISWADEGY; encoded by the exons ATGTCTGAGAAGCTGCTGAGCGCGATCCCCGATGCAGATATAGACCCGGACGGGGTGTTTAAATACGTGCTGATCCGGGTCCACAGCACCGCGAAGGGGGAGGACACGCCGAGCAAAGATATCGTGAGGGGCTACGCCTGGGCCGAGTACCACG CTGACATCTATGATAAGGTAGCTGCTGATCTGGAGAAGGGGGGTTCCTTGGACTGCGAGTGCATCGGAGGCGGCAGGATCAACCACAACAGCCAGCAGAAGAAGATCCACGTGTACGGATACTCCATG GGATTTGGTCGAGCAAATCATTCTGTTTCCACGGAGAAGCTGAAATCCCGCTACCCAGACTATGAAATCAGCTGGGCAGATGAGGGCTATTAA
- the phpt1 gene encoding 14 kDa phosphohistidine phosphatase isoform X1 has protein sequence MSEKLLSAIPDADIDPDGVFKYVLIRVHSTAKGEDTPSKDIVRGYAWAEYHADIYDKVAADLEKGGSLDCECIGGGRINHNSQQKKIHVDLVEQIILFPRRS, from the exons ATGTCTGAGAAGCTGCTGAGCGCGATCCCCGATGCAGATATAGACCCGGACGGGGTGTTTAAATACGTGCTGATCCGGGTCCACAGCACCGCGAAGGGGGAGGACACGCCGAGCAAAGATATCGTGAGGGGCTACGCCTGGGCCGAGTACCACG CTGACATCTATGATAAGGTAGCTGCTGATCTGGAGAAGGGGGGTTCCTTGGACTGCGAGTGCATCGGAGGCGGCAGGATCAACCACAACAGCCAGCAGAAGAAGATCCACGT GGATTTGGTCGAGCAAATCATTCTGTTTCCACGGAGAAGCTGA
- the LOC117396728 gene encoding ficolin-2-like isoform X1, giving the protein MLTLVSDASPGSHELRIDLKDFEDKSVYAKYSSFQVLDESHNYRLLLGAFVEGDAGDSFSSHSNMSFTTKDRDHDKSESSNCAVSYVGAWWYNECHWSNLNGRYLKGVHEAIAKGINWKTGKGYCGQCARAVCVGREQ; this is encoded by the exons ATGTTAACCTTGGTCTCTGATGCCTCCCCAGGCTCTCACGAGCTTCGGATAGACCTCAAGGACTTTGAGGACAAGTCTGTCTACGCCAAATACAGCTCCTTCCAGGTCCTGGATGAATCACACAACTACAGGCTGCTGCTGGGGGCCTTCGTGGAAGGAGACGCAG gagacTCTTTCTCTTCCCACTCTAACATGAGCTTCACCACGAAGGACCGCGATCACGACAAATCAGAGTCCAGCAACTGTGCCGTGTCGTACGTGGGCGCCTGGTGGTACAACGAGTGCCACTGGTCCAACCTCAACGGGCGCTACCTGAAGGGGGTGCATGAGGCCATTGCCAAGGGCATCAACTGGAAGACGGGCAAGGGGTACTGTGGTCAGTGTGCGAGGG cagtttgtgtCGGCAGAGAACAATAA
- the LOC117396728 gene encoding ficolin-2-like isoform X2, with translation MLTLVSDASPGSHELRIDLKDFEDKSVYAKYSSFQVLDESHNYRLLLGAFVEGDAGDSFSSHSNMSFTTKDRDHDKSESSNCAVSYVGAWWYNECHWSNLNGRYLKGVHEAIAKGINWKTGKGYCGQCARVCVGREQ, from the exons ATGTTAACCTTGGTCTCTGATGCCTCCCCAGGCTCTCACGAGCTTCGGATAGACCTCAAGGACTTTGAGGACAAGTCTGTCTACGCCAAATACAGCTCCTTCCAGGTCCTGGATGAATCACACAACTACAGGCTGCTGCTGGGGGCCTTCGTGGAAGGAGACGCAG gagacTCTTTCTCTTCCCACTCTAACATGAGCTTCACCACGAAGGACCGCGATCACGACAAATCAGAGTCCAGCAACTGTGCCGTGTCGTACGTGGGCGCCTGGTGGTACAACGAGTGCCACTGGTCCAACCTCAACGGGCGCTACCTGAAGGGGGTGCATGAGGCCATTGCCAAGGGCATCAACTGGAAGACGGGCAAGGGGTACTGTGGTCAGTGTGCGAGGG tttgtgtCGGCAGAGAACAATAA
- the LOC131697499 gene encoding ectonucleoside triphosphate diphosphohydrolase 2-like has product MEQKAGVACVAALLLLAGVVGIILLAGPTKDVRESPDYKYGIVLDAGSSHTAMYIYKWPANKENDTGIVSEHSQCKVKGAGISSYASNPPGAGQSLVGCLDQAVQDVPKARHAQTPIYLGATAGMRLLNQTSPSDSDRVLSTVASTIRSYPFDFRGASILTGQEEGVFGWVTVNYLLENFVKYGWVGRWVNPSRDTVGAMDFGGASTQITFVTHENSSEDEMNLRLYGQGYRIYTHSFLCYGRDQVLRKVLSKVFKSQGYGKAVTHPCWPAGYSAQVTLGSVYDSPCTAHEKPSGYRSDYSMQVTGSGDWQQCRSDVSQIFDFQTCKHSKCSFNGVFQPNVSGNFMAFAAFYYTHSFIQRTTGIRVGSVDELDRAVQGMCAMKFDEMLQKAPDQKTRIQDYCTIGIFMQLLTTQGYKFDNSTFPSISFQRKAADTSIGWALGYMLNLSNMIPAESLALRKGMQFGAWVALLILLVLVILCSLLLLLLYRSKKEASVI; this is encoded by the exons ATGGAACAGAAAGCTGGTGTTGCGTGCGTCGCCGCTTTACTCCTGCTCGCTGGAGTGGTCGGGATTATACTGCTGGCGGGTCCCACCAAAGACGTGAGGGAGTCCCCGGATTACAAG TATGGAATCGTGCTGGACGCTGGCTCCTCCCACACCGCCATGTACATTTACAAGTGGCCAGCGAACAAGGAGAACGACACGGGCATCGTGAGCGAGCACAGCCAGTGCAAGGTGAAAG GGGCTGGGATCTCAAGCTATGCCAGCAACCCTCCTGGGGCAGGACAGAGTTTGGTGGGGTGTCTGGACCAGGCTGTGCAGGACGTCCCGAAGGCGAGGCACGCACAGACCCCCATCTACCTGGGAGCCACCGCGGGCATGAGGCTGCTCAA CCAGACCAGTCCTAGTGACTCGGACCGGGTCCTCAGCACCGTGGCGTCCACGATCCGCTCCTACCCCTTCGACTTCCGTGGAGCCAGTATCCTGACGGGCCAGGAGGAGGGCGTGTTCGGCTGGGTGACCGTCAACTACCTGCTGGAGAACTTTGTCAAG TATGGCTGGGTGGGGCGCTGGGTGAACCCCAGCAGGGACACGGTGGGCGCCATGGATTTCGGGGGCGCCTCGACGCAGATCACCTTCGTGACGCATGAGAATAGCAGTGAGGATGAGATGAACCTGCGGCTGTACGGACAGGGGTACAGGATttacacacacagcttcctcTGCTATGGGAGGGACCAGGTGCTCAGGAAGGTCCTGTCCAAGGTCTTCAAG TCTCAGGGCTATGGGAAGGCTGTGACTCACCCCTGCTGGCCGGCCGGTTACTCTGCACAGGTGACGCTGGGTTCAGTGTACGACTCTCCCTGCACGGCCCATGAGAAACCCAGCGGGTACCGCTCTGATTACAGCATGCAGGTGACCGGGTCTGGGGACTGGCAGCAGTGCCGCTCGGACGTCAGCCAGATCTTCGACTTCCAAACCTGCAAGCACTCCAAGTGCTCCTTCAACGGAGTGTTCCAGCCCAACGTCTCGGGCAACTTCATG gcGTTCGCTGCGTTCTATTACACCCACAGCTTCATCCAGAGGACCACAGGCATCAGGGTGGGCTCTGTGGATGAGCTAGACCGGGCAGTGCAGGGCATGTGTGCCATGAAGTTTGACGAG ATGCTGCAGAAAGCTCCGGACCAGAAGACTCGGATCCAGGATTACTGCACGATCGGCATCTTCATGCAGCTGCTCACCACGCAGGGCTACAAGTTTGACAACAGCACCTTCCCCAGCATCTCCTTCCAgaggaag GCGGCTGACACCTCTATCGGCTGGGCTCTGGGCTACATGCTGAACCTCAGCAACATGATCCCCGCGGAGAGCCTGGCACTGCGCAAGGGCATGCAGTTTGGTGCCTGGGTGGCGCTCCTCATCCTCTTAGTGCTCGTCATCCTCTgctctctgctgctgctgctgctgtaccgcTCCAAGAAAGAGGCCAGCGTGATCTAA